One Candidatus Thioglobus autotrophicus genomic window, TCTAGGAGCGATGATTCATGCACGTGTATCACGCGTGGTATTTGGTGCATATGATCCAAAAACAGGTGTGTGCGGCTCTTGTCAAGACCTTGCCACCAGCGCTTGTTTTAATCACTCAATTAAAACACAAGGTGGTATTCTTGCCGATGAATGCAAAGATTTATTGCAACGATTTTTTAAAAATAGGCGAAATAAGTAGATAATAAAGAACTATACTAGCTCCCTTACATTCTTGGGGGAGAAGTATGAAAATTGGTTTTTTATTGTTTTTGTTGTTGCCTATGCCACTCCTGGCAGACAATACATCTACCGGAACCAATGCGCTTTTAAACATCACCACAGGCACAAAAAACGTTGCTATTGGTGACTCTGCCATGAAAGAAAATACTAGTGGTCTTAATAATACATCGATCGGTTATTTTGGCCTGCGAAACAACACCTCAGGCAAACAAAATACCGGCATTGGCAGCTATTCTCTACGCTATAACACCACGGGAGATGACAACACTGCAGTGGGTTTTGAGTCACTCAAATATAATACCACCGGTGATAAAAATACCGCGGTGGGCAACTACGCCTTGCAAGATAATATCACCGGAACAAACAACACCTCCATTGGTAATTACTCGCTCAGTGACAATACCTCAGGCGACAAAAACACGTCAATAGGTAGTTACTCGATGCGCTCAAACTCCTCAGGAAATGACAATACTTCAGTGGGCAACTACGCCATGCGCGCCAACACTTCTGGCTCTGATAACACCGCCAGTGGCAATTATGCAATGCGCTATAATACGACCGGTTCAAACAATACAGCTTTCGGCAATCAAAGCATGAAAGCCAATACTACCGGTGGATTTAACACCGCAATTGGTGATGATGCTCAACTGGCTAACACTACCGGCTCTTACAATGTATCAAATGGTAACGGCACCCTCAACAGTAGCAATGGCAGCAACAATACAGCCGTTGGCTATCGAGCAGGCTACGTTAATTCAACTGGATCGGGTAATGTGATGATCGGGCACAAAGCAGGCTACAATGAAACTGGATCTAATAAACTCTATATCTCTAATGGTGACACTTCATCGCCTTTAATTCAAGGTGACTTTTCCACACAAGAGGTAACGATTAACGGCAACTTAACTGTCAATACTTTAAAAGATGCATCTGGCAATAATGTACTGCGTAAAGTGGGTGATGTTGTGCATATTGGTAAAAACTCTTTCACGATTGAAGATAGTTCAACCGCTAGCAGTGGCAAAGATGAAATTGCCTCTAGCATTAACGAATTGCAAATTGGCACTAGCAGCTCTCACAACACCACTGTGCTCGGAACACTTAGCGTACAAGCGCCAACTAGTGGTAATCATGCAACTACCAAAACCTATGTTGATACCGCAACCAGCGCAAATAGCACTAATATTAACAACAATACGAGTGCCATCAACCTGCACACAACTGATATTTTAAATAACTCAAATAATATTCAAAACAACACAAGCCTAATAAACACAAATACGGCTAATATCAATTTAAATAAAAATGGTATATCGCAAATTGCCGCGATGAGCGGATTAACCAGTGCACAAAATGGAAAATCACACATAAGTGTCGCTTCTGGAAACTTTAATGGGCAATCAGCCATCGCACTTGGTATATCTCATCATGATGATAAAGCTGATATTATTTATCAGTTTAAAGGATCCTCATCTGGTAGCACTTCTAGCTCCGTATTTTCAATCGGCTGGGGATTTTGAAAATAATGAAAACAGTC contains:
- a CDS encoding YadA-like family protein, producing MKIGFLLFLLLPMPLLADNTSTGTNALLNITTGTKNVAIGDSAMKENTSGLNNTSIGYFGLRNNTSGKQNTGIGSYSLRYNTTGDDNTAVGFESLKYNTTGDKNTAVGNYALQDNITGTNNTSIGNYSLSDNTSGDKNTSIGSYSMRSNSSGNDNTSVGNYAMRANTSGSDNTASGNYAMRYNTTGSNNTAFGNQSMKANTTGGFNTAIGDDAQLANTTGSYNVSNGNGTLNSSNGSNNTAVGYRAGYVNSTGSGNVMIGHKAGYNETGSNKLYISNGDTSSPLIQGDFSTQEVTINGNLTVNTLKDASGNNVLRKVGDVVHIGKNSFTIEDSSTASSGKDEIASSINELQIGTSSSHNTTVLGTLSVQAPTSGNHATTKTYVDTATSANSTNINNNTSAINLHTTDILNNSNNIQNNTSLINTNTANINLNKNGISQIAAMSGLTSAQNGKSHISVASGNFNGQSAIALGISHHDDKADIIYQFKGSSSGSTSSSVFSIGWGF